The Desulfuromonadales bacterium DNA window ATGCTTCCGATTACGTCAAGCAGCTTCCCCAGGCGCCGGCCGACCTCTGTCTGGGCTGCCACGACCGGGAATACACCAAGTCGACCGGCAAGGTGGCCAACATGAAGGAATTGCTGAGCCTCAATGTCATCCACCATGGTCCGATCAAGCAGAAGGACTGCTCCGGCTGCCACAATGCCCACGGCTCGAAGAATTTCCGGATGCTGCGCGAGTATTTTCCGGAAGCCTTCTACGCCGGCTACAATCCGGACAACTACAAGCTCTGCTTCATGTGCCACGAACAGTCTCTGGCCAGCGAAGAGAAAACCATGACCCTGACCGGTTTCAGGGACGGTGACCGTAACCTGCATGCCGTCCACGTCAATAAGCCGGACAAGGGGCGGACCTGCCGCGCCTGCCATGATGCCCATGCCACCAACAACCCCCGGCATATCCGGGACGCCGTCCCTTTCGGCGGCTGGCAGTTGCCGGTGGGCTTCACCAAGACCGAGACCGGCGGTCAGTGTCTGCCGGGATGTCACCAACTGCTGAAATATGACCGCAACAAACCGGTGGGCAAGCCCTAGAGGCTTTCCCGGTTGCCAAAGGAGTCGTTCGGACGATGCAATTACCTCGAATCATCCAGGCTCTGACGCCGGGGCTCCTGCTTATGCTGGCAGTCGCGTTTTTCGAGCCGGCGCGGGCGGCCGGAGCGGAGGCGGTCCGGCCGCCGGCCGCGCCGACAGGCAGCCCGGAACCCGCTGAAAAGGGACGGTCCGCCGAGATCGAGGCCCTTCGGGCAGAACTGGCGCAGGCGGGCGGCGACGCCCCGGCCCATTCCCGCCTGGGCTGGCTATTGCTGGGAGAAGGGGACTGGGATGCGGCCATCACGGCCTTCGATCATGCCCTGCGGCTCAACCCCCGCTCCTCCGACGCCAGAACGGGGAAAGGGGCGGCTTTGGCCCGCAAGGGGGAGCTTGCTGCGGCGGAAGCTTTGCTGAAGGGCGCCCTTGAGCACAATCCCAACCCGGTTCGGGCCCATTATGAGCTCGGCCTGGTTTACGACCGCCTCGGGGCACCCGACAAGGCCATGGCAGAGTTCAAGGCAGCAATCGAGCATTATCGCCAGGGCCGCAGGTAGCCGCCGTAGTGTGCCGTTTTTCCCCGGAATGTGAGCGAGGAACTCCATGCGTATCCGGATCCATTATTTGGTGGTGCTGACCTTTTTGCTCTCGGGGCTCGGCTTGTGCATCATGGTCCCTTCCGGCGCCACCCTGCAGGGACTCCAGGTCGGAGCCGAGGCCCCAGACTTCCGTTTGCCAAGCGTGACCGGCGAGAGCTGGACCTACGCCGAGTTGAAGGGGGAAAAACTGACCCTGGTCGTCTTCTGGTCGACCTGGAGCAAAAAATCGGCGCAGGCGCTCAGCGACCTTCAGCAACTTTACGACAAGTACCGCGATCGCGGGCTGTCGGTCATTGCCATCAACGCCGACGGGCAGACGGTGTCGGAGGAAGCCATGGCCGCCATCAAGACCACGATCGCCGAACTCAAGCTGGAATTCCCGGTCCTGGTCGACCGGCAACTGGCGACATTTCACGACTTCGGGGTGATCGCCCTGCCTTCCACCGTCCTGCTGGACGGGGAGAGGAACATCAGGTACGAGCTTTCGGGTTACCCGCTGGTCGGCGCCGGGGAATTGAAAGGCCTGGTGGCGTCGGCACTGGAGGGGGAACGCGCCGCCGTCGCCTTGCCGAAGCAGGACCGCCAGCCGACCAGAACGGCCCTGCGATACTACAATATGGGGAGAAATACCCTGAAATCGCGACGAATGGCGGAGGCGGCCGAGACCTGGTTCCGCAAGGCCATTGCCGAGGATCCGGGGTTTGTCCTGCCGCATCTCGGCCTGGCCAAGGTCTACGCCGGCCGGGGTGATCTTGCCCGGGCCAGAACCGAATACGAGCAGGCACTGGCCAAGGAGCCGGGCAACGCTGTCGCCCTCTGCGAGATGGGAATATTGCTGGTGCAGGAGGGCAGGCTGGTGGAAGGGCAGTCCTTGTTCGCTCGGAGTCTGGCCGTGGATGAGGCGTACGCCCCGTGCTACTATTACGCCGGATACGCTCATGGCAAGCAGGGGGACATGGGTGCCGCCTTGAAGATGTTCGAAGAAGCTGCCGCCATCAACCGGCTCGATTTCGAAATCTACACCTACAAGGGGCGCATGTACGAAGAGCTCGGCAGCGTACGGGAGGCGGCTGACGCCTACCGGCAAGCTGTCGAGGTGATCCTGTCGTTGAACTGACGACAGGGGGCGGGTTCCGGTCGGGGCGGAGGGGCGTCGGTAAGGCAGCGGCAGAAGTGTGGAGATGGGCCTGAACCGGTATGGACGACAGGGTGGAACGCAGAATGAACGCCCGGCGCAAGCCGGGCTTTTTTTGTGTTAAAAGGGTAGGCTTGTGTGTAGTTAGGGAACACAAAAAATTCGGATGCGGCAGCGCGGAGGCGGCCGGAGAGTTTTGCGTATAGGCAAAAAAACGAGCACTGTCCAAATGATGGGCAGTACTGATTAACATTTGTCCACTCTGGCACGGTAAGTGGATATTGTTTGGGCGGCCGCGGGCCATCCCGACATGTGTAACAGGCGTCTGCATAAAAAGCAGTCAATTGGCCATTGCATTCTAACCCCACAGGAGGAAGTCATGACCACCAAGCTCGACGAAAAGATTGAACCGATTTACCAGGAAGTCCTCAACCGCAACCCCGGTGAAGTGGAGTTCCATCAGGCGGTGCGGGAGGTGCTCGAATCTCTCGGGCCGGTGCTGGTGAAGCACCCGGAGTACATGGAGCGCAAGATCATCCAGCGCATCTGTGAACCGGAGCGGCAGATCATCTTCCGGGTGCCCTGGCAGGACGACAAGGGACAGGTCCACATCAACCGCGGCTTCCGCGTCGAGTTCAACAGCGCCCTCGGTCCCTACAAGGGCGGCCTGCGCTTCCATCCTTCGGTCTATCTCGGCATCATCAAGTTCCTCGGCTTCGAGCAGATTTTCAAAAACTCCCTGACCGGCATGCCGATCGGCGGCGGCAAGGGCGGCTCGGACTTCGACCCCAAGGGGAAATCGGACGACGAGATCATGCGCTTCTGCCAGAGCTTCATGACCGAACTCTACCGACACCTCGGCGAGCACACCGACGTCCCCGCCGGTGACATCGGCGTCGGTGGCCGCGAGATCGGCTACATGTTCGGCCAGTACAAGCGCATCACCAACCGCTGGGAGGCTGGCGTTCTGACCGGCAAGGGACTCAAGTGGGGCGGCTCGCTGGTGCGCCCCGAAGCGACCGGCTACGGCGCCACCTTTTTCATCAACGAGGCGCTCAAGGCCCGCAAGGACT harbors:
- a CDS encoding tetratricopeptide repeat protein translates to MQLPRIIQALTPGLLLMLAVAFFEPARAAGAEAVRPPAAPTGSPEPAEKGRSAEIEALRAELAQAGGDAPAHSRLGWLLLGEGDWDAAITAFDHALRLNPRSSDARTGKGAALARKGELAAAEALLKGALEHNPNPVRAHYELGLVYDRLGAPDKAMAEFKAAIEHYRQGRR
- a CDS encoding redoxin domain-containing protein → MRIRIHYLVVLTFLLSGLGLCIMVPSGATLQGLQVGAEAPDFRLPSVTGESWTYAELKGEKLTLVVFWSTWSKKSAQALSDLQQLYDKYRDRGLSVIAINADGQTVSEEAMAAIKTTIAELKLEFPVLVDRQLATFHDFGVIALPSTVLLDGERNIRYELSGYPLVGAGELKGLVASALEGERAAVALPKQDRQPTRTALRYYNMGRNTLKSRRMAEAAETWFRKAIAEDPGFVLPHLGLAKVYAGRGDLARARTEYEQALAKEPGNAVALCEMGILLVQEGRLVEGQSLFARSLAVDEAYAPCYYYAGYAHGKQGDMGAALKMFEEAAAINRLDFEIYTYKGRMYEELGSVREAADAYRQAVEVILSLN
- a CDS encoding Glu/Leu/Phe/Val dehydrogenase dimerization domain-containing protein → MTTKLDEKIEPIYQEVLNRNPGEVEFHQAVREVLESLGPVLVKHPEYMERKIIQRICEPERQIIFRVPWQDDKGQVHINRGFRVEFNSALGPYKGGLRFHPSVYLGIIKFLGFEQIFKNSLTGMPIGGGKGGSDFDPKGKSDDEIMRFCQSFMTELYRHLGEHTDVPAGDIGVGGREIGYMFGQYKRITNRWEAGVLTGKGLKWGGSLVRPEATGYGATFFINEALKARKDSFAGKTCLVSGSGNVAIYTIEKIHQLGGKCVACSDSNGV